One part of the Xylanimonas allomyrinae genome encodes these proteins:
- a CDS encoding winged helix-turn-helix domain-containing protein, with protein sequence MTAATVVSTPVAPARARPDRLSRAQARRVALAAQGLHRARTGGSGPGLRQVTAVVRRLGLLQIDSVNVLARAHLMPAFSRLGPYDVGLLDRLSSRTPRRLVEAWAHEASFVPVETWPLLAWRRRAVRDHAWGSIASAAERHPAELAAVRAILAERGPVTSAQVHALLAEGGAGGRPATDEWGWNWSAAKRVLEHLFFTGEVVSAGRSAQFERRYDLPERVLPRSVLDAPPVTDAEAIRGLVEVGARAHGVATLRDLRDYFRLRRGVTNALVPAAVRELVEDGVLVPVEVEGLRGPWYLHRDAALPRRADGAALLSPFDPLVFERTRLEELFGTTYRIEIYVPAARRVHGYYVLPFLEGEHITARVDLKADRRAAGGGVLRVQSAHGEPAAPGDRGATAHRLAAELRAMAGWLGLADVVVAPAGTSLPSLRGRWAVADAGAPRWRRDVRHGRDDRFSQGRTRADVPGAGPRMAEGVTKGAAICRVRDMT encoded by the coding sequence GTGACCGCCGCCACTGTCGTCTCCACGCCGGTCGCGCCCGCGCGGGCGCGACCCGACCGCCTGTCGCGCGCGCAGGCCCGCCGCGTGGCGCTCGCCGCGCAGGGCCTGCACCGGGCGCGGACCGGTGGCAGCGGGCCTGGCCTGCGGCAGGTGACGGCGGTCGTGCGCCGCCTCGGCCTGCTGCAGATCGACTCGGTCAACGTGCTCGCGCGCGCCCACCTCATGCCGGCGTTCTCGCGGCTCGGGCCCTACGACGTCGGGCTGCTCGACCGGCTGTCGTCGCGCACCCCGCGCAGGCTCGTCGAGGCGTGGGCGCACGAGGCGTCGTTCGTCCCCGTCGAGACGTGGCCTCTGCTCGCATGGCGGCGGCGAGCGGTCCGCGACCACGCCTGGGGCAGCATCGCCTCCGCGGCCGAGCGGCATCCCGCCGAGCTCGCGGCGGTGCGCGCGATCCTCGCCGAGCGCGGCCCCGTGACCTCGGCGCAGGTCCACGCGCTGCTCGCCGAGGGCGGTGCGGGCGGGAGGCCCGCCACGGACGAGTGGGGCTGGAACTGGTCGGCGGCCAAGCGAGTCCTCGAGCACCTGTTCTTCACCGGCGAGGTGGTCTCGGCCGGGCGGTCCGCACAGTTCGAGCGGCGCTACGACCTGCCCGAGCGCGTACTGCCGCGCTCCGTGCTCGATGCGCCGCCCGTGACCGACGCCGAGGCGATCCGCGGGCTGGTCGAGGTCGGCGCCCGTGCCCACGGCGTCGCCACGCTGCGCGACCTGCGTGACTACTTCCGGCTGAGGCGCGGGGTCACCAACGCCCTCGTCCCGGCCGCGGTCCGCGAGCTCGTCGAGGACGGCGTGCTCGTGCCGGTCGAGGTCGAGGGCCTGCGTGGCCCGTGGTACCTGCACCGCGACGCCGCGCTGCCGCGTCGCGCCGACGGTGCCGCGCTCCTGAGCCCGTTCGACCCGCTGGTGTTCGAGCGCACCCGGCTCGAAGAGCTGTTCGGCACGACCTACCGCATCGAGATCTACGTCCCGGCGGCCAGACGCGTCCACGGGTACTACGTGCTGCCGTTCCTGGAGGGCGAGCACATCACGGCACGCGTCGACCTCAAGGCCGATCGCCGTGCGGCAGGGGGCGGAGTCCTGCGTGTGCAGTCCGCGCACGGCGAGCCGGCGGCACCGGGGGACCGGGGTGCGACGGCGCACCGGCTGGCCGCCGAGCTGCGGGCGATGGCGGGGTGGCTGGGCCTCGCCGACGTCGTCGTCGCGCCGGCGGGGACCTCGCTCCCGAGCTTGCGGGGGCGCTGGGCCGTGGCTGACGCCGGAGCGCCGAGGTGGCGACGCGACGTGCGACACGGGAGGGACGATCGTTTCTCCCAGGGGCGAACCCGAGCCGACGTCCCGGGGGCCGGGCCTAGGATGGCCGAGGGTGTGACCAAAGGAGCGGCGATCTGTCGCGTCCGCGACATGACATAG
- the hpf gene encoding ribosome hibernation-promoting factor, HPF/YfiA family, translating to MEIVVAGRHTEVPERFRRHVEDKLAKVTQLAPLAQRVDVEVTHENNPKLSDVRERVELTVRAKGPVIRAEAAADDRYGALDLAIDKLVERLRRSRDRRKDHRRSYVLAPVDVRPYDAVKDVEPEPAEPSTSLVADGEAVEHQLGDSPVVIRQKLHSADPLTVDDAIYEMELVGHDFFLFIDKESARPSAVYKRKGWTYGVVQLDQQCEGLLPVSELT from the coding sequence ATGGAGATCGTTGTCGCCGGAAGGCACACGGAGGTGCCGGAGCGTTTCCGCCGCCACGTGGAGGACAAGCTCGCCAAGGTCACACAGCTTGCGCCGCTCGCGCAGCGCGTGGACGTCGAGGTCACGCACGAGAACAACCCCAAGCTGTCCGACGTGCGCGAGCGCGTCGAGCTCACCGTGCGCGCCAAGGGACCCGTGATCCGCGCGGAGGCCGCGGCGGACGACCGCTACGGCGCCCTCGACCTCGCCATCGACAAGCTGGTCGAACGGCTGCGCCGCAGCCGGGACCGCCGCAAGGACCACCGCCGCAGCTACGTCCTCGCTCCCGTGGACGTCCGCCCCTACGACGCGGTGAAGGATGTCGAGCCTGAGCCTGCCGAGCCGTCCACCTCGCTGGTCGCCGACGGCGAGGCCGTCGAGCACCAGCTTGGCGACTCGCCCGTGGTGATCCGTCAGAAGCTGCACTCGGCGGACCCGCTGACGGTTGACGACGCGATCTACGAGATGGAGCTCGTGGGCCACGACTTCTTCCTGTTCATCGACAAGGAGTCGGCGCGGCCGTCGGCGGTCTACAAGCGCAAGGGATGGACGTACGGAGTCGTCCAGCTCGACCAGCAGTGCGAGGGCCTCCTTCCGGTGAGCGAGCTGACCTGA